The sequence CAACTCCGGTACACAGACGATGAACCTGACAGTTGATCCGGTGTCCGGATTGATAGACGTGTCGCCTCCGGTCTTGCCTCAAGCGACGTTCGGCGTCGCCTACGCAGTTCCTTTCTTCAGCAACAACGGTCAGGCACCTTACATCATGACGCAATCCGGAACGCTTCCGGCCGGGATGGCGTTCACGGCCCGCGCTGCAACGCCAACGGGGGACTTGACCGGAATTCCAACAGAAACCGGGTCTTTCCCCATCACGGTGAATGTGGTCGACGCCCAAGGAAACACGGGAACCGAAAACTATGTGCTCGTGGTTAGCAGCATCGACGATCTTGTTCTTTCACCGGATCAACTGGCGACCGCCGAGTATGGCTCAACATACAGTCAAACCGTCACAGCCTCTGGCGGGGTCGGCCCGTATACATTCTCGCTGTCCAGTGGAGTCCTGCCCATTGGGCTGGCATTGGCCACAGACGGCTCGATTACCGGCACGCCAATCGAGACTGGTGATTTCAACTTCTCGGTGCAGGCCCTCGACAGCCAGGGGAACACGGGCGATCGGACATACTCCATACGAGTGATTGCCCGAACTGATATTGCGATTTCGCCGACTACCCTGCCGCTGGGAACGTTTGACATTCCCTATTCGTCGACGCTGAGCGCGAGTGGCGGCACCGGTCGCTATGTGTTCGGCGTCACGTCCGGAATCCTTCCTGAGGGTCTCAGTCTCAGTACCAGTGGTGTCTTGGCGGGCACGCCAAAGGAAACCGGGGACTTCCAATTGACGGTCACGGTGTTCGACGATCAAGGAAACACAGGCGCGCGGAACTATACCCTGTCGATAGAGGCTGCGCGCGGCGTGCTCGACATTTCACCTGATTCCTTGCCAACGGCGACCTTCGGCGATTTCTACAGCGTCATTCTCAGCCCGAGTGGAGGCATTCCGCCTTATGCCGTCGAGCTCGTTTCTCCTGACGGGAATTTGCAGGGCGGTATCTTTTCGCCAGAAGGCAGTCGTTTTGGCGTGCTGGACAACGAGAGAGACACGGCGCTCTTCGGAATACCGCAGCAAACAGGCACATTCCCCGTGTTAGCCTTGATTGTTGATGCCGAAGGAAACACTGGCACACAGACTTATTCTCTTGTCGTAAATCCGGTGGACGACCTGAATATTGTTCCTGACAGTTTGCCCGTAGGCAGTTACGACAGCCCATATACCGCCGTGTTTGAAACGGTGGATGGGTCGGGGAACTACACGTATGCGGTCGGCGATGGAGCATTGCCCGCCGGTTTGACCCTGCAAAGTGACGGTACCTTGACGGGGGTGCCGCAGGATACCGGCGACTTCAACGTCCGGGTGGATGTGATCGACGACCAGTCAAACACAGGCACACAGCAAGTCGTGGTGCGGGTCGAAGCCGCTGCCGTACTTACGATTTCGCCAAACGCTCTGCCAGACGGCACATTCGGCGTGGCTTACTCCTCCGCGTTCTCTGCGACGGGTGGTGATGGCTCCTACACATTTACGATCAACAGCGGTGCACTTCCTGCGGGGCTCACTCTCGCCGCGGACGGAACGCTTTCGGGTGAACCGGAGGATGCGGGCGCCTTCGCCTTTACGGTTCTCGCAACGGACGGCTTGGGCAACACGGGGACGCGTGACTACGTCCTTGCAATTGACGCTGTGGGAGGGTTGCTGTCCATCGCTCCGACGACCTTGGGTGCTGGCACCTACGGCGAAACCTATGGTGAAGCGCTCGTCGCGTCCGGTGGATCTGGCGGTTATGTGTTCTCGCTCTCGTCGGGGGTTTTGCCGGTAGGTATGTCGCTGGAGACCGATGGGCATTTGGGCGGAATTCCCACCGAAACAGGCACCTTTGCCTTTGCGGTGGGCGTTGTCGACAGCGCGGGAAACACGGGCTCGCAGGCCTACACCGTCGAAATCCTGCCTGCGATCGGTATTCTGGATGTGTCGCCGAACACTCTACCTGTTGGCGCTAAGGGAGAGGAATACTCTCAACTTTTGACGGTGACAGGCGGATCTGGAAGCAACACTTTCACACTCTCCAAGGGCGTTTTACCGACCGGCATAACCTTGGGAGCAACTTCGGGGTTGTTGGCGGGCACACCCGAAAACGACGGTGAGTTCAATATTGCGGTCAGCGTTGTCGATAGTGAAGGCAACACGGGTCTTATCAACTATGCGCTGATTATCGAAGACCGGCGAGCAAACCCGGCTGAGGATGAAGACGTTATCGGCCTGATCGACCGGCACTATCGGGTGTCGGCAGAGTTTGCGAATGGCCTGATACGCAATGTGAACCGGCGCGCCGATACACTGCATTTCAAGATGGCTTGTCTTGGCTATGAGGCGAATTGCAACTCGTTCGGCGTGTGGCAGGAAGGACAATACACAGAGCGCGATGAGGAAAGTTTCGGCACCTACACGCTGGGCTTTGATTTCCGCGTGCATGACGACCTGTTCGCTGGGGTCGCACTGAGTTACGGCGAGGCCGCGTCCATCATAGGTGAATACGGCACCACTTCTGACGCGAAGACCAATTCGGTTACCGGATATTTCTCTTGGCAATTTGGCGAGGGTTTCTATCTGGACGGTCTGCTGGGATATGGTTGGCTGGACTTTGACGACCGGCGCTATGTGCAGCAGGCCGATCTTTTTGAAACGTCGGAACGGGACGGAACGAACCAGTATGTCTCGCTTAGGGTGTCAGGCGACTATGCTTGGCATAATGGCTTCATAGCCTCGCCTTACGCCCGTTATGATGCCATCAAGACCCAGCTGAATGCCTATCAGGAAAATGGGGCCAGCATCTACTCGCTCGGCTATGACGCGTCCGACAGGCTCGCGCAGAACCTTTCGGTGGGCGTGAAACTGCGAAAGCCTTATTTGCGGCCTTGGGGCGTTATTATCGGAAAGGTTCAGGCGGAGGTCGGCTACGTTTATGAAGGTGGCTACACGCAGTCGATTTATTATCTGGATACGCCCGGAACCAAATACGATTTAAACGCGGCCGGAACTTCAAGCGCGCGGGCCGCCATTGGAATTGGGATCGAAGTTTTGAGCGGGCCGGCCGAGTTTGATCTGGACATTTACGCCTCGCGCAACAGCGCGTCGTCGGAAACATCCCTGACGGTAGCTCTCGGTGCCAGTCTAGAGTTCTGACAGAGGCAAACCAGCAATACGATCTGGAAGAAACTTGTTGTCTGCTGGAGGGAAGCAGTGGCAGCCCGTAGGGGAATCGAACCCCTCTTTCCAGGTTGAAAACCTGGCGTCCTAACCGATAGACGAACGGGCCACGCTGTTGCTTGGTTCGGGTGGAGCTAATGTCCGGAGAACCGGCTTCGACTGGCAGCCCGTAGGGGAATCGAACCCCTCTTTCCAGGTTGAAAACCTGGCGTCCTAACCGATAGACGAACGGGCCGTGCCGAAGCGTGAGGCGTATCTAGTGAATGGCGGGGGTGTGCGCAAGTGGAAAGTTTGCGGGCGCGATGATTTTTGGTTCGTCGCGCAGGCGGGGCACTTACCTGAGGCTCACGACCCGCAACACCCTTTGAAAACCACCGCTCTAGCAGTGCGATCAGGCCCGCGCCGCATCCTCAAGTCGCAGTTGCACTGTCTGGCGACCGCCCCATGTGTTTATTTCCAGACGGCCAGCAAGATGGAAACGCGCGCCGCCGTGCGATTCGAGCGCCGGACCAAGTGGGCCGTCGTATGCGCCAAACGCGATGGCCTCCAGTCGCGCGCCAAACCCGTCGCCGAAAGTAACCTTTATGTGGGAGTCGCCAATGCGCTTGGTGAAGCGGATTTCAACGTCCGGAAAGGCAAAGCGCGGCGCCGGTGCGCCCGCGCCATAAGGGCCCGCTTTGTCGATGTCCTGAATCAATTCGACCGTCGCCGCGCCAGGCATCAGCAATCCGTCGAGTTTGAGGTCTGCCGGACCGGCATCGCCGGCACCTTGTTTTGCCAGCAGTTCGGAAAGGCGTGCCATCGCGGGCTCGAGCTGGTCGCGTGCAACGGTCAGGCCGGCCGCCATCTTGTGACCGCCTCCTTTCAGCAGCAATCCTTCCGCAGCAAGCTTTTGGATGCTGGCGCCTAGATCGACACCCGAAATGGAGCGACCGGACCCTTTGCCTTCGTCGCCCTCCAGGCCGATGACTATGGCCGGGCGATTGGTACTTTCTTTCAGACGCGAGGCAACGATGCCCACCACTCCGGGATGCCATCCTTCGCCCGCAGCCCAGACCAACGGCGCCTCCAGACCTCGGTCCTCAGCCTGCGCAAGAGCCGCGGCCCGAACCGCAGCTTCGATGTCGCGGCGTTCTGTGTTCAGATGGTCAAGTTGTTCGGCGATCGCTCGGGCTTCCTGTTCGTTGTCCGTTGACAGCAAGCGAGCGCCCAGATCGGCCTTCCCGATACGACCACCTGCATTGACTCGCGGGCCAAGCAGAAAGCCCAAGTGGTATGTGTTCGGAGCGCTGTCCATGCGACTGACATCGGAGAGAGCCACGACGCCGGGACGGTCGCGACGCGCCATCACCTTGAGGCCCTGTCGCACCAATGCGCGATTTACTCCGACCAGAGGCGCTACATCTGCCACCGTGCCAAGTGCAACGAGATCAAGCATGGACATCAGATCCGGCCCTTGCGTACCGTCTGCTCGCATCTGGCGATTTGCCTCGACCAGCATCAAAAAAACGACCGATGCGGCACAAAGATGGGCCAGCTCACCACTTTCGTCCTGACGGTTCGGGTTCACCACTGCAACACAGTCCGGCAGTGTCTCGCCCCCGAGGTGGTGATCCAGAACCACGACGTCCGCACCTTGCGCCGCCGCAATGGGCCCGTGGCTCAGGGTGCCGCAATCGACACAAACGATCAGGTCATGTTCCTTGGCCAAGGCCGCCATTGCGGGTTCATTGGGGCCATACCCCTCGTCTATGCGGTCAGGAACATACAACGTGGTTGTGAGACCCATGGCCCGCAGCCATGTGACCAGCAGAGCTGCAGAGGTTCCGCCGTCCACATCGTAATCCGCAAAGATGGCAATGCGCTGCCGCGACCTGACCGCCCGAAGGAAACGGGCCGCGGCCACCTCCATATCCTTTATAGACCGCGGATCCGGCAGCAGGTCCGCCAACTTCGGTTCAAGAAAACTCGGTGCATCCTGAGGGGAAACACCACGTCGCGCCAAGACCGCACAGAGCGCCGGCGGCAGGTTGGTGTCTTGAGCGATTTGCTCCGCCGCACGGGTGACCTCGACATCCGGCCCTACCCATCGCCGACCTGTCAGGCTTTCGGATACGTCCAGAAAATCGCTCATGGTGTGGCTTTCCAGTTATGCAAAGGCCCGCCAATTGGCGGGCCGAAAGGGCACGTCGGCCCAATCATGCAAGCTTTGGGTGGTGGATCAAGAGGTCTGGTCCACCGGCGCACGGTAGGTCATGCGGCGTACGGAGCCGGACTTCGAGCGCATCAATAGGGTTTCTGTCTCGATCCAGCCAGGAGTGCGCTTGATGCGAGGCAGCAGAGAGCCGCCGGTCACACCGGTGGCGGCAAAGATCACATCTTGTGTGACCATTTCGTCGCGTGAGTATACGCGGTCAAGATCGGTGATGCCGGTTTTGGCAGCACGGGCACGTTCGTCGTCGTTGCGGAAGTGCAGGCGACCCCACATCTGACCGCCCATACATTTCAGCGCCGCAGCGGCCAGCACACCTTCCGGCGCGCCGCCCCGGCCCATGTACATGTCGATGCCGGTTTCTTCGGCTTCTGCACAGTGCATAACGCCTGCGACGTCTCCGTCAGTAATCAGGCGGATCGATGCGCCCGTGCCGCGCACTTCTGCGATCATGTCTTCGTGGCGTGGACGTTCCAGAATGCAGACGGTGATGTCGGACATTTCGCAGTTCTTCGCTTTGGCCAGTGCGGCGACACGTTCGGCCGGGGACATGTCCAGAGAGACCACGTTTTCAGGATAGCCGGGGCCGATCGCCAGTTTGTCCATATAGGTGTCAGGTGCGTGCAACATCGAACCACGCGGACCCATCGCAATCACGGTCAGCGCGTTCGGCATGTCTTTGGCCGTCAGGGTGGTGCCTTCCAGCGGGTCCAATGCGATGTCGACGCCCGGGCCTTCGCCGGTGCCGACTTCCTCGCCGATGTACAGCATTGGCGCTTCGTCGCGCTCGCCTTCACCGATGACGACCACTCCGGCAATGTCCAGCAGGTTCAGCTGTTCGCGCATGGCGTTTACGGCGGCCTGGTCGGCGGCTTTCTCGTCGCCGTTGCCGATCAAAGCGGCAGAAGCGATGGCAGCCTGTTCAGCGACACGCGCGAGGCCAAGGGACAGCATGCGGTCGTGAAATTCGGGCTTTTGCGACATTGTGGGGTCCTCATCAACAAAGTTGCCCCCAGATAGACCACACAATGGACAGATCACAAGGCTGCGAACCGCCTTTGTGTCGGGAAATCGCAGTAAAACAGGCCTTTGCCATCATAAATGATGCTTGGAACCGTCCTCAGACGAAGAACAGCATGTCGTCGACCACGAAATGTGTGCCTGCGCCTCCCAGACCGGCGTTGACGCCGCCGGAGCTGACAAACAGCAGTTCGTCTACGGAATCAAAGGTGGAGTCATCAAACAGAACCTGCGTCGGACCCGAGGTGCTCAACACAACACTCTGAGACCCAATCAAAACACCATCGTCGTATCCGAATACCTCAACCGTCAGACCATCGTTCCAGGCTGCGGTGAAAAATGCGGACTCCAAGTCGAAATTTTCGTCCGACGTGATTGATACATCCCCGCCACCAGCGTTAGCGGCGACCGAGTCACCGGACACGAGGCCGTTGAAGTATCCGTTCGGGGATGCATCGCGCCCGTCGCTGCTTGGCGCGGTTGGCCGGGTGATGAACCAACCACCGGACCATGTCAGTCCTGCAAGGCCATCAGGAGATCCGCCTGCCGCAGCTTCGTCAAATGTAACTGTTGCCGTCGAGGATACTGTAGCAACTTCGTCAGTCCCGTTGATGATCGCCGAGATCGTTGTGCT is a genomic window of Shimia isoporae containing:
- the recJ gene encoding single-stranded-DNA-specific exonuclease RecJ; protein product: MSDFLDVSESLTGRRWVGPDVEVTRAAEQIAQDTNLPPALCAVLARRGVSPQDAPSFLEPKLADLLPDPRSIKDMEVAAARFLRAVRSRQRIAIFADYDVDGGTSAALLVTWLRAMGLTTTLYVPDRIDEGYGPNEPAMAALAKEHDLIVCVDCGTLSHGPIAAAQGADVVVLDHHLGGETLPDCVAVVNPNRQDESGELAHLCAASVVFLMLVEANRQMRADGTQGPDLMSMLDLVALGTVADVAPLVGVNRALVRQGLKVMARRDRPGVVALSDVSRMDSAPNTYHLGFLLGPRVNAGGRIGKADLGARLLSTDNEQEARAIAEQLDHLNTERRDIEAAVRAAALAQAEDRGLEAPLVWAAGEGWHPGVVGIVASRLKESTNRPAIVIGLEGDEGKGSGRSISGVDLGASIQKLAAEGLLLKGGGHKMAAGLTVARDQLEPAMARLSELLAKQGAGDAGPADLKLDGLLMPGAATVELIQDIDKAGPYGAGAPAPRFAFPDVEIRFTKRIGDSHIKVTFGDGFGARLEAIAFGAYDGPLGPALESHGGARFHLAGRLEINTWGGRQTVQLRLEDAARA
- the glpX gene encoding class II fructose-bisphosphatase codes for the protein MSQKPEFHDRMLSLGLARVAEQAAIASAALIGNGDEKAADQAAVNAMREQLNLLDIAGVVVIGEGERDEAPMLYIGEEVGTGEGPGVDIALDPLEGTTLTAKDMPNALTVIAMGPRGSMLHAPDTYMDKLAIGPGYPENVVSLDMSPAERVAALAKAKNCEMSDITVCILERPRHEDMIAEVRGTGASIRLITDGDVAGVMHCAEAEETGIDMYMGRGGAPEGVLAAAALKCMGGQMWGRLHFRNDDERARAAKTGITDLDRVYSRDEMVTQDVIFAATGVTGGSLLPRIKRTPGWIETETLLMRSKSGSVRRMTYRAPVDQTS